A single Sphingomonas sp. IW22 DNA region contains:
- the tuf gene encoding elongation factor Tu, with protein sequence MAKAKFERNKPHLNIGTIGHVDHGKTSLTAAITKVLAETGGGVAVDFANIDKAPEERERGITISTAHVEYETANRHYAHVDCPGHADYVKNMITGAAQMDGAILVVSATDGPMPQTKEHILLAKQVGVPTMVVFLNKVDMVDDEEILELVEMEIREELSKREFDGDNIPIIRGSALAALEDSDKKLGHEAILALMAAVDESIPEPDRPLDKPFMMPIEDVFSISGRGTVVTGRVETGIVKVGEEVEIVGIHDTRKTTVTGVEMFRKLLDQGQAGDNVGALLRGVGREDVERGQVLAKPGSITPHTEFQSEVYVLSKDEGGRHTPFFGNYRPQFYFRTTDVTGTIELPEGTEMVMPGDNVALGVKLIAPIAMDVGQRFTIREGGRTVGAGVVSAIAK encoded by the coding sequence ATGGCGAAGGCAAAGTTTGAGCGGAACAAGCCGCACCTCAACATCGGCACCATCGGTCACGTCGACCATGGCAAGACGTCGCTGACGGCTGCGATCACCAAGGTCCTGGCGGAAACCGGTGGCGGCGTCGCCGTCGACTTCGCCAACATCGACAAGGCGCCCGAAGAGCGTGAGCGCGGCATCACCATCTCGACCGCGCACGTCGAGTATGAGACGGCCAACCGTCACTATGCGCACGTCGACTGCCCCGGCCACGCCGACTATGTGAAGAACATGATCACCGGCGCGGCGCAGATGGACGGCGCGATCCTGGTCGTTTCGGCCACCGACGGCCCGATGCCGCAGACCAAGGAGCACATCCTGCTCGCCAAGCAGGTCGGCGTTCCCACCATGGTCGTCTTCCTCAACAAGGTCGACATGGTCGACGACGAGGAAATCCTCGAGCTGGTCGAGATGGAAATCCGCGAAGAGCTCTCCAAGCGTGAGTTCGACGGCGACAACATTCCGATCATCCGTGGTTCGGCGCTTGCCGCTCTGGAAGACAGCGACAAGAAGCTGGGTCACGAAGCGATCTTGGCGCTCATGGCTGCCGTCGACGAATCGATCCCCGAGCCGGATCGTCCGCTCGACAAGCCCTTCATGATGCCGATCGAAGACGTGTTCTCGATTTCGGGCCGTGGTACGGTTGTGACCGGCCGCGTCGAGACCGGCATCGTCAAGGTTGGTGAAGAAGTCGAGATCGTCGGCATTCACGACACCCGCAAGACCACCGTCACGGGCGTCGAAATGTTCCGCAAGCTGCTCGACCAGGGCCAGGCTGGCGATAACGTCGGTGCGCTGCTGCGCGGCGTCGGCCGTGAAGACGTCGAGCGCGGCCAGGTTCTGGCCAAGCCCGGCTCGATCACGCCGCACACCGAGTTCCAGTCGGAAGTGTACGTGCTGTCGAAGGACGAAGGTGGCCGTCACACGCCGTTCTTCGGCAACTATCGTCCGCAGTTCTACTTCCGTACGACGGACGTGACCGGCACGATCGAGCTGCCCGAGGGCACCGAGATGGTCATGCCGGGCGACAACGTCGCTCTGGGCGTCAAGCTCATCGCGCCGATCGCAATGGACGTTGGCCAGCGCTTCACCATTCGCGAAGGCGGTCGTACCGTCGGCGCAGGGGTTGTCAGCGCCATCGCGAAGTAA